In Marivirga salinae, a single window of DNA contains:
- a CDS encoding sensor histidine kinase — translation MLKQVLSIFTIIIFTTTSLSYGQQAVFDFQDINLNKEVVLLEGIWQIEYGQLLSAKEIRELDSAVFVEVPHTWTGMEFRGEKLPSTGYATYYAKIIINGELENLALNGKVQSTNYKIYINGKEIGEVGKLGTSAETAEPDYRNEIFKIPNSDTLEIVIQISNFHYRKGGMSRPPELAENNLLHEERSQNISLSFFLIGSIFFMGLYHLGSNLFRTRNKMNTYFALVCLFTILRALSVNEYLLIDYLNFPWWLSTRIELISFYLIFAFTIRFIYYLFPQFIPKFFASVPYYIGVSASIITLFTPIVYNSNLVPIMQVVTVIIGTAILYYIFKASLKGNREIIIALIGFVLLFTVTVIEILIHQSQIVGDMVFALGIFFYLFSHVIILANRQNQTYIKNQDLSLALQQSNQRLEKTVDERTKEINERNKELLQNNEELKRIHDEKNGLIHVLAHDLKSPLNNNKGLIQLIKMPKNLTEEQQDYLSKLEKSNGQGVQLIEDLLQLYRIESQQKPEIEAINVETYFDELIQKHEDNAKLKSINFKKEIKAEKKGFHTDQDKLQRIMDNLISNALKFSYENSIVHITAIQAENHLLIEVKDEGMGILKEEQPKIFHKFQKMSNKPTAGESTSGLGLSIVKTLVEQLEGSIEFESEPRKGTTFRVKLSDLA, via the coding sequence ATGTTGAAACAGGTATTATCCATTTTTACTATTATTATTTTTACCACAACTTCCTTGAGTTATGGTCAGCAAGCTGTATTCGATTTTCAAGATATCAACCTCAATAAAGAAGTTGTATTACTTGAAGGTATATGGCAAATAGAATATGGTCAATTACTCTCAGCCAAAGAAATACGAGAATTGGACTCAGCAGTTTTTGTAGAAGTTCCGCATACTTGGACCGGTATGGAATTCAGGGGTGAAAAGCTTCCCTCCACAGGTTACGCTACTTACTATGCAAAAATAATTATAAATGGAGAGCTTGAAAATTTAGCATTAAACGGAAAGGTTCAGAGTACTAATTATAAGATTTATATTAACGGGAAAGAAATTGGAGAAGTAGGTAAGTTAGGCACTTCTGCGGAAACTGCTGAGCCAGATTACCGTAATGAAATTTTCAAAATACCTAATTCAGATACACTTGAGATAGTCATTCAAATTTCTAATTTCCATTATCGTAAAGGAGGAATGTCTAGACCACCGGAATTGGCTGAAAACAACTTACTGCATGAAGAAAGATCACAAAATATATCATTATCATTTTTCTTAATTGGCTCCATCTTCTTTATGGGATTATATCATTTAGGTTCTAATCTTTTTCGAACCAGAAATAAAATGAATACTTACTTTGCCTTGGTTTGCTTATTTACAATTCTCCGAGCTTTAAGTGTCAATGAGTATTTATTAATTGACTATTTGAATTTCCCTTGGTGGTTGAGCACGAGGATAGAACTAATTAGTTTTTATCTTATTTTTGCTTTTACTATCCGCTTCATATATTATCTCTTTCCGCAGTTTATACCCAAATTCTTTGCCTCTGTTCCATATTATATCGGAGTCTCAGCTTCTATCATTACCCTTTTCACCCCTATTGTTTACAATTCCAACTTAGTTCCGATTATGCAAGTGGTGACCGTGATTATAGGAACTGCAATATTGTATTATATATTTAAAGCAAGTCTAAAAGGAAATAGAGAAATCATAATAGCGCTGATTGGTTTTGTCTTACTTTTCACTGTTACCGTAATAGAAATTCTTATTCACCAATCTCAAATTGTTGGAGATATGGTTTTTGCATTGGGTATATTCTTCTATTTATTTAGCCATGTGATCATTTTGGCCAACCGGCAAAATCAAACATACATCAAAAATCAGGATTTGAGTTTAGCACTACAGCAATCAAATCAGCGATTAGAAAAGACCGTTGATGAAAGGACAAAAGAAATAAATGAGAGAAATAAAGAACTTCTTCAGAATAATGAAGAATTAAAACGAATCCATGATGAAAAAAATGGATTAATACACGTATTAGCTCATGATTTAAAATCACCTTTAAATAATAATAAAGGATTGATTCAATTGATTAAAATGCCAAAAAATTTAACTGAAGAGCAACAAGATTATCTAAGTAAACTTGAAAAATCAAATGGGCAAGGTGTTCAGCTAATTGAAGATTTACTGCAACTTTATCGAATAGAATCACAGCAAAAACCTGAAATAGAGGCAATAAATGTTGAAACTTATTTTGATGAACTCATTCAAAAACACGAGGATAATGCAAAACTAAAGAGCATTAATTTTAAGAAAGAAATTAAAGCCGAAAAGAAGGGATTTCATACTGACCAAGACAAACTTCAGCGTATAATGGATAACCTCATTTCAAATGCTCTGAAATTTTCTTATGAAAACAGTATAGTTCATATTACAGCTATACAAGCAGAAAATCATCTTCTAATTGAAGTGAAAGATGAAGGTATGGGTATTTTAAAAGAAGAACAGCCCAAGATCTTTCATAAATTTCAAAAAATGAGTAACAAACCAACGGCCGGAGAAAGCACTTCTGGCTTGGGCTTATCCATTGTAAAAACGTTAGTAGAACAATTAGAGGGATCTATTGAGTTTGAAAGTGAGCCTAGAAAAGGGACTACTTTTAGGGTTAAACTATCAGATTTAGCTTAG
- a CDS encoding NAD-dependent epimerase/dehydratase family protein, producing MKKILITGGAGYIGSALIEQLLPLPEVEQIVIYDNLSRNNYQFFLGGKLPNQEKINFIQGELLDTRKLKKALNGIDTVIHLAAKVTTPFADADPHYFEQSNHWGTAELVYAVEESDVEHFVFASSVSVFGSSTEMIGENHHPNPRTIYGISKLRGEEHVARLMDKINTQILRLGNVYGYGNAVRFDAVINRFMFDTNFNKRIAIHGDGKQHRPFISIQKVTEILKQVAIKNDIPSDYYNVVSQNLQVLDIVDALKSIYPDMEFTFINQHLKLRELLASPETKLQKYIDFPTATTSLEDDLLLFKEALRF from the coding sequence ATGAAGAAAATATTAATTACTGGAGGAGCCGGTTATATCGGCTCTGCATTAATTGAACAGCTTTTACCTTTGCCCGAAGTAGAACAGATTGTGATTTACGATAATCTGAGCCGCAATAATTACCAATTCTTTTTAGGAGGAAAACTACCCAATCAAGAGAAAATCAATTTTATTCAAGGGGAATTATTAGATACAAGAAAGCTTAAAAAAGCTCTGAATGGGATTGATACAGTTATTCACTTGGCTGCAAAGGTGACTACTCCTTTTGCGGATGCTGACCCTCATTATTTTGAACAGAGCAATCATTGGGGCACAGCTGAATTAGTCTATGCAGTTGAAGAATCCGATGTAGAGCATTTTGTTTTTGCTAGTAGTGTTTCTGTATTTGGTTCATCCACTGAAATGATTGGGGAAAACCATCATCCTAACCCAAGAACGATCTATGGAATCTCAAAATTAAGAGGTGAAGAGCATGTGGCACGTTTGATGGATAAAATCAATACACAAATATTAAGGTTAGGAAATGTTTATGGCTATGGAAACGCAGTCCGTTTTGATGCCGTGATCAACCGCTTTATGTTTGATACTAATTTCAATAAGCGTATTGCCATTCACGGAGACGGAAAACAACACCGCCCTTTCATCTCTATTCAGAAAGTAACAGAAATTTTAAAACAGGTAGCTATCAAAAATGATATCCCTTCAGATTACTATAATGTGGTGAGTCAAAATTTACAGGTTTTGGATATCGTTGATGCTTTGAAATCAATTTATCCTGATATGGAATTCACCTTTATTAATCAGCATTTAAAATTAAGGGAATTGCTCGCTAGCCCTGAAACTAAGCTGCAAAAGTATATTGATTTCCCTACAGCCACTACTAGTTTGGAAGATGATTTATTGCTTTTTAAAGAGGCTTTGAGGTTTTAG
- a CDS encoding PKD domain-containing protein: protein MKISIIIKTIFLFLLGNFGLFYFAQAQINANKTEGCAPLVVSFELENNDFQSVNWVFGDGQTSNAESPTIIFEEVGVFDVLAVLNKESGEKDTISVSDMISVSDSPIANFSVESETICISQSVSFQNESENAHEYQWSFGDGNQSSQENPVHEYDEAGTYTVTLTAKSLGDCQDLKVQENIIEVRAAEEVTASVNSYIQCLQDDTNLKFELIGEISEAIWNFGDGESAEGISVEHIYSTIGSYNVRVEYLDVNGCSGTVELDSAIQVGEIESPEIVVANPNVCLGQSLEFSANHSNSEGFRWTVNGNSYQGKKVNIVFNQPGLHDVLLSYTAPNGCTIDVLEEKLIEVSEAPDPSIEYEEFTACAPFNFTATNQTAGAVAYSWKINKQIITGQELEYTFEKHGNYEVIAITEYESGCIIEKKLKDKIQVFKKETNLKIEKWQGCAPFLTEVKLLNGGANEIIWDDGNGKSLEGHEVDFEYETPGVYYPKVSYINNKGCEVEYEFDSPITVLNSSINLSEPEVIESCTYTEVQFSGSMGYDYWEWDFGDGNTSTEQNPMHAYSESGNYEVSLTTNNRNGCATTIERYNIIEIPDLDPKAEYEVTAGEECGLFKVDLSTEITEGQTVRWFYNESLVGNDTELSLSFITLDDVSLTLSIQSDGKCSKSKAIMIPNPWSDCENPEIEEENEETDSDSPIGRFTFSSCNVPFSLDLVNPAPDASFFEWRFEDKDSHSENKFTETYTSAGEFTIDYYAEFNKDSSFLVEDYITVTIQSSIIEFDYKLEKVCEGFKVYLSPDNPDFEDYKWKINNSSVELAADGSYLLENEGLYSVSLSASGQSSCEATKIKNIYIGNHENQFTYPKALCLGEGISITHNLQGYESFEWDMGNGETVSNFNSDYVYPESGQYQITLTATDFEGCQNSYELASLVHIKNPKAEFTANKTQGCGEVQVSFQNQSEGATSWLWDFGNGQTSTEENPKVKFQAGSYSVSLIAINGECRDSISYPDFINIDELSSEFTYEYDQSCLPVTVSFHDESINAANWLWDFGDGNTSTEQNPTHTYYELPESEVKLTVENENACKQSSKQLLNFIFSAEFQVDANQICVGSDVNFSAISDDAVSWIWDFGDGNSSTERNPIHAYQTAGTYNVSLIAANESGCQDTVNMKEFIEVSPYKADFELKETIKSSCVPVQVEFTDLSEGAISYHWDFGDGKTSRVANPIHLYQSVGEFDVTLVITNKLGCQDTLRQEQLVKVSGPETKFEIETKTVCLPNTANFTDVSTSAVQWQWIFGDGNTSNEKSPKHLYEEPGVYNVTLIAQNEDGCEQIFKMSGIKVLPTPEVNFEMKISGECYPVEVKLTNKSSNLLNPSYLWDFGGGQTSTEESPTILIERTGEFNVSLTVKNDNGCPVKYTHDDQILVRDTVIHTEANLNQILVENNRVQFDIEPFNYNNISHYNVYRDSPNGFYLLQRIDLEGQANQRLMYDDDNCRPQDMSHEYIFQAIPLCEDTVTKEQLTIYNTLLLNKQAELENRERIITWNLSKGFSIDNQRVFRKPKGEAQWQEIAVLETYALSFQDKEDLCPGFYEYRVGAFEQNSLRSVSNYVEFEVSDDIYVNQVADIQNTTVLETGEVFTEWSIPKEGKSRITAFEIYRSENGGEFKYFDSVEPHEQFFIDKESDTENNTYNYQVKVVNDCAIDTDTSDESNTVLLKKDVQFRKYELKWNAFKGWEEGVKKYVIQRLNENGEWETVEEVSGDQLKTIIRDTED, encoded by the coding sequence ATGAAAATTTCTATCATCATAAAAACAATATTTTTATTCCTTTTAGGCAATTTTGGCTTGTTCTATTTTGCTCAAGCTCAAATAAACGCCAATAAAACAGAAGGATGTGCTCCATTAGTGGTCAGTTTTGAATTAGAAAATAATGATTTCCAATCTGTGAATTGGGTTTTTGGCGATGGGCAAACTTCAAATGCTGAATCCCCAACAATCATTTTTGAAGAAGTTGGTGTTTTTGATGTATTGGCTGTTTTGAATAAGGAATCTGGTGAAAAGGATACCATTTCAGTAAGTGATATGATCTCGGTTTCAGATAGTCCTATCGCTAATTTTTCAGTTGAAAGTGAAACTATTTGTATTAGTCAATCTGTAAGTTTTCAAAATGAATCTGAAAATGCCCATGAATATCAATGGTCATTTGGAGATGGTAATCAATCTTCACAAGAAAATCCAGTTCATGAATATGATGAAGCAGGTACATATACTGTAACTCTTACTGCAAAATCTTTAGGTGATTGCCAGGATTTAAAGGTACAAGAAAATATCATTGAAGTAAGAGCGGCTGAAGAAGTTACGGCCTCTGTCAATAGTTATATTCAATGTTTGCAAGATGATACTAATCTAAAATTCGAATTAATAGGAGAAATTAGTGAAGCAATTTGGAATTTTGGTGATGGTGAAAGTGCCGAAGGGATTTCTGTTGAGCATATATATTCAACCATTGGAAGTTACAATGTCAGAGTGGAGTATTTAGATGTGAATGGCTGCTCAGGAACTGTTGAATTGGATTCTGCTATTCAAGTAGGAGAGATAGAAAGCCCTGAAATAGTGGTCGCTAATCCTAATGTTTGCCTTGGGCAGTCTCTTGAATTTTCAGCAAATCATTCCAATTCTGAAGGTTTTAGATGGACTGTTAATGGTAATTCTTATCAAGGTAAAAAGGTGAATATTGTTTTTAATCAACCTGGGCTGCATGATGTTCTGTTAAGCTATACTGCTCCTAATGGTTGTACAATTGATGTCTTAGAGGAAAAATTGATTGAAGTCTCTGAAGCTCCCGATCCTTCTATCGAATACGAAGAATTTACTGCTTGTGCGCCCTTTAATTTTACTGCCACCAACCAAACTGCTGGTGCAGTAGCTTATTCATGGAAGATTAATAAGCAAATTATAACTGGTCAAGAACTTGAGTATACTTTTGAAAAGCATGGAAACTATGAAGTAATAGCTATTACGGAATATGAAAGTGGATGTATAATTGAAAAGAAACTGAAGGATAAGATTCAGGTTTTTAAGAAAGAGACAAACTTGAAAATTGAAAAATGGCAAGGATGCGCTCCTTTTTTAACTGAAGTAAAATTATTAAATGGTGGTGCTAATGAAATTATTTGGGATGATGGTAATGGAAAGAGCTTAGAAGGTCATGAGGTTGATTTTGAATACGAAACTCCAGGAGTTTATTATCCTAAAGTAAGTTATATCAACAATAAAGGATGTGAAGTTGAATATGAATTTGATAGTCCTATTACAGTATTAAATTCTTCTATTAATTTATCCGAACCTGAGGTAATTGAATCATGTACTTATACGGAGGTTCAATTTAGCGGAAGCATGGGCTATGATTATTGGGAATGGGATTTTGGAGATGGTAATACTTCCACAGAACAAAATCCTATGCATGCTTATAGTGAATCTGGAAATTATGAAGTTTCATTGACTACTAATAACCGAAATGGTTGTGCAACTACTATTGAAAGATATAACATCATTGAAATCCCTGATTTAGATCCAAAAGCTGAGTACGAAGTGACGGCTGGTGAGGAATGTGGGCTTTTTAAAGTGGATTTATCAACTGAGATCACCGAAGGGCAAACTGTAAGATGGTTCTATAATGAAAGTCTAGTAGGAAACGATACAGAATTGAGTTTGTCATTTATTACTTTAGATGATGTAAGTCTGACTTTAAGCATTCAAAGTGACGGGAAATGTTCAAAGTCTAAAGCCATAATGATTCCTAACCCGTGGTCAGATTGTGAAAATCCTGAAATTGAAGAAGAAAATGAAGAAACGGATAGTGATAGCCCAATTGGCAGATTTACATTCAGCAGTTGTAATGTACCTTTTTCATTGGATCTCGTAAACCCTGCTCCAGATGCTTCATTTTTCGAATGGAGGTTTGAAGATAAAGATTCGCATTCTGAAAATAAATTTACAGAAACATATACTAGCGCAGGAGAATTTACTATTGATTATTATGCTGAATTCAATAAGGATAGCAGCTTTTTGGTAGAAGATTATATAACCGTTACAATCCAAAGTTCTATCATTGAGTTTGATTATAAACTTGAAAAAGTTTGTGAGGGATTTAAAGTCTATTTAAGTCCTGACAATCCGGATTTTGAAGATTATAAATGGAAAATAAATAATTCCAGCGTTGAATTAGCAGCCGATGGAAGCTATTTATTGGAAAATGAAGGATTGTATTCTGTTAGTTTATCAGCTAGTGGCCAATCTAGTTGTGAAGCCACCAAAATTAAGAATATCTATATAGGAAATCATGAAAACCAATTTACTTATCCCAAAGCCTTATGTTTGGGTGAAGGCATATCAATAACACATAATCTTCAAGGATATGAAAGTTTTGAATGGGACATGGGAAATGGTGAAACTGTTTCCAATTTTAATTCTGATTATGTTTATCCTGAGTCAGGGCAGTATCAAATAACGCTTACTGCAACTGATTTTGAAGGTTGTCAGAACAGCTATGAGTTAGCAAGCCTGGTACATATCAAAAATCCTAAGGCTGAATTTACCGCTAATAAAACTCAAGGATGTGGTGAAGTTCAAGTAAGTTTTCAAAACCAATCTGAAGGGGCAACAAGCTGGTTGTGGGACTTCGGAAATGGTCAGACTAGTACAGAAGAAAATCCAAAGGTTAAATTTCAAGCGGGCAGTTATTCTGTAAGCTTAATAGCCATTAATGGAGAGTGTAGAGATTCTATTTCTTATCCTGACTTTATAAATATTGATGAATTGAGCAGTGAATTTACCTATGAATATGATCAATCTTGCTTGCCAGTGACTGTGAGCTTCCATGATGAGAGCATAAATGCTGCTAATTGGCTATGGGACTTTGGTGATGGAAATACTTCTACTGAACAAAATCCAACTCACACCTATTATGAATTACCCGAATCTGAAGTAAAGCTTACAGTAGAGAACGAGAATGCTTGTAAGCAAAGTAGTAAACAATTGTTAAACTTTATTTTTAGTGCTGAATTTCAAGTAGATGCCAATCAAATTTGTGTAGGATCAGATGTGAATTTTTCTGCAATTAGTGATGATGCTGTAAGCTGGATTTGGGATTTTGGTGATGGAAATAGTAGTACTGAACGAAACCCCATTCATGCATATCAAACTGCAGGAACATACAATGTTAGCTTAATAGCAGCAAACGAGTCTGGCTGTCAAGATACTGTCAATATGAAAGAATTCATTGAGGTTTCACCATATAAGGCAGATTTTGAATTAAAGGAAACTATTAAAAGTTCATGTGTTCCTGTTCAAGTGGAATTCACGGATTTGTCTGAAGGAGCAATCAGCTACCATTGGGATTTTGGTGATGGAAAAACTTCAAGAGTAGCAAATCCAATCCATTTATATCAAAGTGTAGGTGAATTTGATGTTACATTAGTTATCACTAATAAACTGGGTTGCCAAGATACTTTAAGACAGGAACAATTAGTAAAAGTTAGTGGCCCTGAAACTAAATTTGAGATTGAAACGAAAACGGTATGTTTGCCTAATACTGCTAATTTCACGGATGTTTCCACAAGTGCAGTGCAATGGCAATGGATCTTTGGTGATGGTAATACTTCTAATGAAAAAAGTCCAAAGCATTTATATGAAGAACCAGGTGTTTATAATGTGACATTGATTGCTCAAAATGAAGATGGATGTGAACAGATTTTCAAAATGAGTGGCATTAAAGTTTTACCAACACCAGAAGTGAATTTCGAAATGAAAATTTCAGGCGAATGTTATCCTGTAGAAGTGAAATTGACTAATAAAAGCTCTAATCTTCTTAATCCTTCTTACTTATGGGATTTTGGCGGTGGACAAACATCTACTGAAGAAAGTCCTACTATTTTAATAGAAAGAACAGGGGAGTTCAATGTTTCCTTAACTGTAAAAAACGACAATGGATGTCCAGTGAAATATACTCATGATGATCAAATTCTAGTCAGAGATACGGTTATTCATACTGAAGCAAATTTGAATCAAATATTAGTAGAGAATAATAGAGTCCAATTTGATATAGAGCCATTTAATTATAATAATATATCTCACTATAATGTTTACAGAGATAGCCCTAATGGATTTTATTTATTGCAAAGAATTGATTTAGAAGGTCAGGCCAATCAACGTTTGATGTATGATGATGATAATTGTCGTCCTCAAGATATGTCGCATGAATATATCTTTCAGGCAATTCCTTTATGTGAAGATACGGTTACAAAAGAACAATTGACCATATACAATACATTACTATTGAATAAGCAAGCTGAGCTGGAAAATAGAGAAAGAATAATCACTTGGAATTTATCTAAAGGATTTTCTATTGATAATCAACGTGTTTTCAGAAAGCCAAAAGGAGAGGCGCAATGGCAAGAGATTGCCGTATTGGAAACTTATGCTTTAAGTTTCCAAGATAAGGAAGATTTATGTCCTGGCTTTTATGAATATAGAGTAGGTGCTTTTGAGCAAAATTCACTGCGATCTGTAAGTAATTATGTAGAATTTGAAGTGTCTGATGATATTTATGTTAATCAGGTTGCAGATATTCAGAATACAACTGTGTTGGAAACAGGTGAAGTATTTACAGAATGGAGCATACCTAAAGAAGGGAAAAGTAGAATTACGGCTTTTGAAATTTATAGAAGTGAAAATGGGGGTGAATTTAAATATTTTGATAGTGTGGAGCCCCATGAGCAATTCTTTATTGATAAAGAAAGTGATACAGAAAACAACACTTATAATTATCAAGTGAAAGTGGTAAATGATTGCGCTATTGATACAGATACAAGTGATGAAAGTAATACTGTATTACTGAAAAAAGATGTTCAGTTCAGAAAATATGAATTGAAATGGAATGCTTTTAAAGGCTGGGAAGAAGGTGTGAAAAAATATGTGATTCAGCGTCTTAATGAAAATGGCGAATGGGAAACTGTGGAAGAAGTTTCAGGAGATCAGTTGAAGACTATTATTCGAGATACTGAAGATTAA
- a CDS encoding gliding motility-associated C-terminal domain-containing protein: MKNIIIIIALTILGLNAGFANVDPDNKPAKFRILAISASNDSIMSASNIITLFQPFSVEFPTAFTPNGDGLNDSFGAVAKGVEDYKLIIYNRFGDVIFTSTDIEKKWDGKIQGDSAPSGAYVYQVYAEGQEGTSVNRSGKVTLIK; this comes from the coding sequence ATGAAAAACATCATCATCATCATCGCACTAACAATTTTAGGCCTTAACGCTGGCTTTGCCAATGTTGATCCGGACAATAAACCCGCCAAATTTCGTATATTAGCAATAAGTGCTTCAAATGATTCCATAATGAGCGCTTCTAATATTATTACCTTGTTTCAACCTTTTTCTGTTGAATTTCCAACAGCATTTACTCCAAACGGAGATGGATTAAATGATTCATTTGGAGCTGTTGCTAAAGGAGTAGAGGATTACAAACTTATTATTTATAACCGTTTTGGTGATGTGATTTTCACTTCTACTGATATTGAAAAAAAGTGGGATGGTAAAATTCAAGGAGATTCCGCTCCTTCTGGCGCTTATGTTTATCAAGTTTATGCAGAAGGTCAAGAAGGCACTTCTGTAAATCGTTCCGGTAAAGTTACTTTAATCAAATAA